The Mycolicibacterium brumae DNA window GCCGTCGGCGCCGTAGAACCGCTGCAGATGCCGCTCGTTGCGGACCGTGGCGACCGGGGCCAGCTCGCGGTCGCGCACGATGGCCAGCACCACGTCGCGCAACTCGTCGGGCACGGTGTCGCTCAGCGTCGCCTGGATCTCGATTCGGGTGTCCCCGTCCGCCGGGAGCTTGAGATGCCAGCCGGCGTCGTCGCCACCGGTCCGGCGGCGCAAGACGATTCGGTTGCGGGACAGGTCACGCCCGGCGGTGTCGTGGTACACGGCTTCGAGCTGCTGAGGCTCGATCACTTCGATCCGCGTGATGGCTGCCAGGCCCTCGAACGACGGGGACACCGTGGATTCCGTGACGTCGTACTTGCGCTCGACTTCCTGCAGCTTCTTCGGCATGGGCACACCATGCCACATCTTGGTGAATGGCCCGAGATATCGTCAGCGGGTGGATGATCAGTGCCTGCTGTTCGAGCCCGGACCCGTCACGCGGATCACGCTGAATCGGCCGAGGGCGGCCAACGGATTGAATGCCGAGCTGGGCGCGGCGTTGGTCGAGGCGGCGCAGCGCTGCGCGTCGGCCGATGTCGTGCTGCTGACCGGGGCCGGTCGATTCTTTTGCGCCGGTGGCGATCTCAAGGAGATCAGCGCCGCGCCGGACCCCGGCGGCTACGTCCATCGGCTCGCCGAGGACCTGCACCGCGCGCTGGCGATCTTCGCCGAGATGGACGCCGTGCTGATCACCGTCGTCAACGGGGTGGCGGCAGGGGCCGGGTTCAGCCTCGCGGTCAGCGGTGACCTGGTGCTGGCCGCCGAGTCGGCCTCGTTCACCATGGCCTACACCCGGGCCGGGCTGAGCCCCGACGGCGGCGCGTCCTACCTGCTGCCGCGTCTGGTCGGGCTGCGGCGGACCCAGGAGCTGATGCTCACCAACCGGACCCTGACAGCCGCCGAGGCCGCCGACTGGGGGCTGGTCACCGAGGTGTGCGACGACCCGGGCGCCCGCGCCGAGGAGCTCGCGGCCCAACTGGCCGCCGGGTCGCGCACCGCGCAGGCGTCGGTCAAGCGACTGCTGGCGCAGGCCTACGCCAACGATTACCGGCGGCAACTGGCCGACGAGGCGGCGCAGATCGCGGCCAACGCCAACCGGCCGGACGGCCGGGAGGGCATGGACGCGTTCTTGAACAAGCGCGAGCCCCGGTTCAGTTGAGCAGCGGGTCGGCGGCGACCTCGATGTCGCCGGCCAGCGCCGCCGCCTGCAACTCTTCGAAGTCGGCGACGGTCTTATCCGCGTAGCGGTAGCACCACTGCACCACCGCCTCGGTGGCCTTGCCGCCCTCGCCGAAATAGCCGCGGAACACCTCGGCGTTGGCGCTCTGGGCGTGTCCCCGTGCCAGCACCACAGCGCAGCCCTGGGCGTACTCGGACAGGCTGGTCTCATCGAGGACGGAAAGGTCGACGCTGCCCTTCATGTCGTGGAACTGCCGCACGTAGTACTCGCCGCCGTCGATCCGCACGGTCCCGAGGAACACATCCGACATGGCCTGCAGGATTCGCTGCCCGTCGACCACCCGTCGGCCCTGACCGTGGGCGCTGATCGCCTCATCCAGCGCCGGGGGCTGCGCGCGGCCACCGTATTGCTCCAGCACCGAGCGTTGGGCCTCCTTGACCTGCATGATCAGCGGGGTCCCGTGCCCGTCGATCCCGGTCACCAGGAAGCACCGGGTGCCGACGCTGCCGACGCCCACCACCCGCATCGCGATGTCGGTGGCCTTGAAGTGTGCCAGCAGCAGACGGACGTCGACGCCGACCGAATCCATGTACTCGGCGATCGCGTCGAGCAGCGCCCGCTCGTCCGACAGCGGCACGTGCCGCGTCAGCGCGGTCTCCCGGAACCCGCGGGATGCCGTCGGAATCGGGTTCGGTGAGGCGGTCGAACGCCCGCGCGGAGGTCCGTTTGCGGGCCTGCGCGATACCCCTGCGGACCACCTTGTCCAGGCTCTTCGAGACGTTGACGCTGGTCCGCTCCGGTTCGACGCGCAGATAGAAGCGGTCCAGCACGCTCATCCGCAGCAGTTCGTTCGACGCGCGGCGGTAGGCCTCGGCGGTTCCGTCGGCGATGTCGCGGACCGTGGCCTCGGAGAACCCGCGGTTCCGCGCGGTCAGGATGGCGCTGGTGACCAGGCGTTTGAGGTCCCATTCGGCCGGCGCGGCCGCCGCCTCGTCGAAGTCGTTCAGGTCGAACACGATGGCGCGGTCCGGCGCGGCGAACACCCCGAAGTTGGACAGGTGGGCGTCGCCGCAGCACATCACCTCGATGCCGGTGGTCGGGCTGGCGCCCAGGTCGGCCGCCATCACCGCCGCGGCCCCCCGGTAGAAATGCAGCGGGTCGACCAGCATCCGGGCGAACCGCAATCCGACCAGATCCGGCACCCGGACCCCGTTCTGCTCGACGAGAATCGACGTAGCGGAGCGGCCCGCGGGTGTCAGCTCCGCCAACGCCTTCCGGGGTGTCACCTGTCGTTGCGCGCGGCCCTGGCGGCGATCGGTTTCCGGGTCCTCCGGGTGGATCTCGCGGTCACGCAGATTCAGGTCGCGCATATTGGGCATGGCTCAGCGTAAAGCTCCGGCGCCGCCCCGCCCCGCGGGTCAGCGAGACTGGCGACGCTGCAGCAGAACCGAGCCGGTCAGCACGATCAGGCCGGCGGCGGCCAGCAGCGCGCCCGCCGCGGCGGGCGCGGTGTAGCCGTAGCCGGCCGCGATGACCATGCCGCCCACCCAGGCGCCGGTCGCGTTGGCGACGTTGAGCGCGGAGTGGTTCAGCGCCGCGGCCAGCGTCTGCGCGCCGCGGGCGACGTCCATCAGCCGGATCTGCAGCGCCGGGGCGATCGCCGATCCGGCGGCCCCGATGCAGAACAGGCCGATCAGGGCCGTCACCGGGTTGTGCGCGGCCGCGACGAACACCGCGAGCACCACGCCGAGCGCGGTGATGGACAGGTACAGGGCGCGGATCACCGAGAAGTCGGCCAGCCGCCCGCCGACCAGGTTGCCGATCACCATGCCGACACCGAAGATCATCAGCCCGACGGGCACCAGCGCCCGCGGCAGGCCCGCCACGTCGGTCAGCGTGGTGCTGACGTAGGTGTAGACGGCGAACATCCCGCCGAAGCCGACCATCCCGACCAGCAGGGCCAGCCACACCTGGGCGTGCTTGAGGGCGCCGAGTTCGGTCAGCGGGCTGGTGACGCGCATGTCCTTGAGTCGGGCGGGCAGCCAGAACCA harbors:
- a CDS encoding enoyl-CoA hydratase/isomerase family protein gives rise to the protein MDDQCLLFEPGPVTRITLNRPRAANGLNAELGAALVEAAQRCASADVVLLTGAGRFFCAGGDLKEISAAPDPGGYVHRLAEDLHRALAIFAEMDAVLITVVNGVAAGAGFSLAVSGDLVLAAESASFTMAYTRAGLSPDGGASYLLPRLVGLRRTQELMLTNRTLTAAEAADWGLVTEVCDDPGARAEELAAQLAAGSRTAQASVKRLLAQAYANDYRRQLADEAAQIAANANRPDGREGMDAFLNKREPRFS
- a CDS encoding DUF2252 domain-containing protein — translated: MPLSDERALLDAIAEYMDSVGVDVRLLLAHFKATDIAMRVVGVGSVGTRCFLVTGIDGHGTPLIMQVKEAQRSVLEQYGGRAQPPALDEAISAHGQGRRVVDGQRILQAMSDVFLGTVRIDGGEYYVRQFHDMKGSVDLSVLDETSLSEYAQGCAVVLARGHAQSANAEVFRGYFGEGGKATEAVVQWCYRYADKTVADFEELQAAALAGDIEVAADPLLN
- a CDS encoding MFS transporter, whose amino-acid sequence is MTVLERPDAPTSRVAPDPAVRALAVIALAVGGFGIGTTEFVAMGLLPDIAAGLGVTEPIAGRVISAYALGVVVGAPVITALTARMVRKTLLLTLMAVFTLANLASVLAPSYEALLAARFVAGLPHGAYFGVAALAAGHLMEPRQRAKAVAHVMSGLTIATVAGVPMASWLGQTLGWRSAFALVVVIGAATLVALWFWLPARLKDMRVTSPLTELGALKHAQVWLALLVGMVGFGGMFAVYTYVSTTLTDVAGLPRALVPVGLMIFGVGMVIGNLVGGRLADFSVIRALYLSITALGVVLAVFVAAAHNPVTALIGLFCIGAAGSAIAPALQIRLMDVARGAQTLAAALNHSALNVANATGAWVGGMVIAAGYGYTAPAAAGALLAAAGLIVLTGSVLLQRRQSR